One window of Microcoleus vaginatus PCC 9802 genomic DNA carries:
- a CDS encoding CocE/NonD family hydrolase codes for MLKLCPKETASMLTKDAVRLDADIYRPDAEGEFPVLLMRQPYGRAIASTVVYSHPAWYAKHGYIVVIQDVRGRGTSEGEFNLFVSETQDGFDSVNWAANLPGSNGKVGMYGFSYQGMTQLYAAAAKPSALITICPAMVGCNLYADWAYEGGAFCLQSNLGWAIQLAAETARLKADISAYQAFSAAARNLPLYDTVPARPEIIKNLAPDSYYHDWLDNYRPSEYWEKLSPNIKDLDLPMLHVGGWFDTYLRGTIHLYKEMASRSSCPQHLIIGPWAHLPWGRKVGELDYGFAASNPVDELQIRWFDRFLKGVDTGILYERSISLFEMGRNDWRKFDKWPNNNHKSYFLASNGLAAMREDAGILTDCCPDVCTEDIFVHDPWRPVPWSGGHAAFPAGSMERSTIDCRTDVLTYTSAPLTADLHLAGDIIVEVFCTADVPTFDLCTILSEVKDSGSVYNFTQGYVRVNSGETPVRIVLQATCMQIAKGNALRLSLSAACFPAYDVNPGTGAPPGEARAIDAKIITLTVSCGGNCPSQIWLPIVD; via the coding sequence ATGCTGAAACTTTGTCCGAAAGAAACAGCGTCAATGCTAACTAAAGATGCCGTTCGTTTAGATGCTGATATCTACCGCCCCGATGCGGAGGGCGAATTTCCAGTATTATTAATGCGGCAACCTTACGGAAGGGCGATCGCCTCTACAGTAGTATATTCCCATCCCGCATGGTACGCCAAACACGGCTACATCGTTGTCATCCAAGACGTGCGGGGACGCGGCACTTCCGAAGGCGAATTTAACCTATTTGTTAGCGAAACACAAGACGGTTTTGATAGCGTCAATTGGGCTGCTAATTTGCCGGGAAGTAACGGCAAAGTCGGAATGTACGGTTTTTCCTACCAAGGCATGACTCAACTCTACGCGGCGGCTGCTAAACCGAGCGCTTTAATCACAATTTGTCCGGCAATGGTAGGGTGCAATTTATACGCAGATTGGGCCTATGAAGGCGGCGCGTTTTGTCTGCAATCAAATCTCGGCTGGGCAATTCAGCTAGCGGCAGAAACCGCTCGCCTAAAAGCCGATATTTCTGCCTATCAAGCCTTTTCTGCCGCTGCGAGAAATCTCCCGCTATACGATACCGTGCCGGCGCGTCCTGAGATTATTAAAAATCTGGCACCAGACTCATATTATCACGATTGGTTGGATAATTATCGACCGAGCGAGTATTGGGAAAAGTTATCGCCAAACATCAAAGATTTAGACTTGCCAATGCTGCACGTTGGCGGTTGGTTTGATACTTATTTGCGGGGAACAATCCATCTTTACAAGGAAATGGCAAGCCGGAGTTCCTGTCCGCAGCATTTGATAATTGGCCCTTGGGCGCATTTACCTTGGGGGCGAAAAGTTGGAGAGTTGGATTATGGTTTTGCAGCTTCAAATCCTGTGGATGAGCTGCAAATTCGCTGGTTCGATCGCTTCCTCAAAGGAGTTGATACAGGAATATTATACGAGCGGTCGATTTCGCTATTTGAGATGGGGAGGAATGATTGGCGGAAATTTGATAAATGGCCTAATAATAATCATAAATCTTATTTTTTAGCAAGTAATGGACTTGCCGCGATGAGAGAAGATGCGGGTATTTTAACAGATTGTTGCCCGGATGTTTGCACTGAGGATATATTCGTCCATGACCCTTGGCGGCCGGTGCCATGGTCGGGAGGTCACGCTGCATTTCCCGCAGGTTCGATGGAGCGATCGACTATTGACTGCCGCACCGATGTTTTAACATACACTTCGGCACCGCTAACAGCAGATTTGCACTTAGCGGGAGATATCATTGTCGAAGTATTTTGTACAGCAGATGTGCCGACTTTTGATTTGTGTACCATACTTTCTGAGGTAAAAGATAGCGGCAGCGTCTACAATTTTACTCAAGGTTACGTCCGGGTGAATTCAGGTGAAACGCCTGTAAGAATTGTGCTGCAAGCAACTTGTATGCAAATTGCCAAAGGTAATGCGTTGCGTCTGAGTTTGAGTGCGGCTTGTTTTCCCGCTTATGACGTGAATCCGGGAACGGGTGCGCCTCCCGGTGAAGCGCGGGCGATCGATGCTAAAATTATCACGCTGACAGTAAGTTGTGGCGGGAATTGTCCCTCTCAAATTTGGCTGCCAATTGTCGATTAA
- a CDS encoding DUF952 domain-containing protein, protein MSIIFHITRSQQWEQAKQVQSYRGDTLDTEGFIHCSTLPQVLKSANKFFVGQTGLLLLWIDSEKVESEIKYELAAGENYPHIYGPLNVDAVLKVVEFEPGADGKFELPEELRASINEQV, encoded by the coding sequence ATGAGCATTATTTTTCACATCACCCGCAGCCAACAGTGGGAACAAGCAAAACAAGTTCAATCCTATCGCGGAGATACGCTAGATACTGAAGGATTTATCCACTGTTCGACTCTGCCACAAGTTCTTAAATCTGCTAATAAATTTTTTGTGGGACAAACAGGATTGCTGCTGCTTTGGATTGACTCGGAAAAAGTAGAATCTGAAATTAAGTATGAATTGGCTGCGGGTGAAAATTACCCGCACATTTACGGGCCGCTGAATGTTGATGCTGTGTTGAAAGTTGTTGAGTTTGAACCGGGTGCAGATGGCAAGTTTGAATTACCAGAAGAATTAAGAGCAAGTATCAATGAACAGGTTTAG
- a CDS encoding restriction endonuclease, translating into MKIVQEVSLISRGSFEESEEWGVIKNEIRIAIDAIAWPVGASNFTINPTRHGNGVKPIKNACMAALHDNFGWQLETKIRFATRAPGRVDATKILDNHLFAFEWETGNISSSHRAVNKLVLGILRGIFLGTALVLPSRQLYPYLTDRIGNYEELEPYFDVWRAVNIQEGFLAIFVIEHDALDSSVPTITKGTDGRALI; encoded by the coding sequence GTGAAGATAGTTCAAGAAGTATCACTTATTAGTCGCGGTAGCTTTGAGGAGTCAGAAGAATGGGGAGTTATTAAAAATGAAATACGGATTGCTATTGACGCGATCGCCTGGCCTGTAGGTGCATCAAACTTTACGATCAATCCAACCAGGCACGGAAACGGTGTTAAACCTATCAAAAATGCTTGTATGGCTGCTCTTCATGACAATTTTGGATGGCAGCTTGAAACTAAAATCAGATTTGCAACTAGAGCGCCTGGACGAGTAGATGCTACCAAAATCTTAGACAATCATTTATTTGCATTTGAATGGGAAACAGGAAATATCTCATCAAGTCACCGTGCTGTTAATAAACTGGTTCTCGGTATTTTACGAGGGATTTTTTTGGGGACGGCATTAGTTCTGCCCAGCCGCCAACTGTACCCTTATTTGACTGATAGAATTGGCAATTATGAGGAGCTAGAGCCTTACTTTGATGTCTGGCGTGCTGTTAACATACAAGAAGGTTTTTTAGCCATATTTGTTATTGAACATGATGCCCTGGATAGCAGCGTACCTACAATTACTAAAGGCACAGATGGCCGCGCTTTAATATAA